A window from Lepus europaeus isolate LE1 chromosome 20, mLepTim1.pri, whole genome shotgun sequence encodes these proteins:
- the LSM5 gene encoding U6 snRNA-associated Sm-like protein LSm5: MAANATTNPSQLLPLELVDKCIGSRIHIVMKSDKEIVGTLLGFDDFVNMVLEDVTEFEITPEGRRITKLDQILLNGNNITMLVPGGEGPEV; this comes from the exons ATGGCGGCTAACGCTACTACGAACCCCTCGCAGTTGCTGCCGCTAG AGCTTGTGGATAAATGTATAGGATCCAGAATTCACATTGTGATGAAGAGTGATAAGGAAATTGTTGGCACCCTTCTTGGCTTCGATGACTTCGTCA ATATGGTATTGGAAGATGTTACTGAATT TGAAATCACACCAGAAGGAAGAAGGATCACTAAATTAGATCAGATTTTGCTAAATGGAAATAATATAACAATG TTGGTCCCTGGAGGAGAAGGGCCTGAAGTGTGA